One window of the Zea mays cultivar B73 chromosome 3, Zm-B73-REFERENCE-NAM-5.0, whole genome shotgun sequence genome contains the following:
- the LOC100193113 gene encoding NDR1/HIN1-like protein 1 has protein sequence MGKDCGKHGDDDLRRSCRRLLATIVVLALTVGVVALIVYLVLRPTHPRFYLQDASLRQLDLSNATTSTSTLLSTAIQVTLASRNPNERVGVYYDRLDVYASYKYQQLTVAASLPPAYQGHGDVGVWSPVLAGPNVPLAPYLADALRQDCQAGYLVLQVKVDGRVRWKVGSWVSNHYHLFVTCPAFLVTAGGNGAPGAAGFRFQTTTYCHVEV, from the coding sequence ATGGGCAAGGACTGCGGCAAACACGGCGACGACGACCTCCGGCGCTCGTGCAGGCGCCTGCTAGCCACCATCGTGGTCCTCGCGCTGACCGTGGGCGTCGTCGCGCTGATCGTCTACCTGGTGCTCCGCCCCACGCACCCGCGCTTCTACCTGCAGGACGCGTCGCTCCGGCAGCTGGACCTCTCCAACGCcaccaccagcaccagcaccctGCTCTCCACCGCGATCCAGGTGACGCTAGCGTCGCGCAACCCGAACGAGCGCGTCGGGGTCTACTACGACCGCCTCGACGTGTACGCGTCGTACAAGTACCAGCAGCTCACGGTGGCGGCGTCGCTGCCGCCCGCGTACCAGGGCCACGGCGACGTCGGCGTCTGGTCGCCGGTGCTGGCCGGTCCCAACGTGCCCCTCGCGCCCTACCTCGCCGACGCGCTCCGCCAGGACTGCCAGGCGGGGTACCTCGTCCTCCAGGTCAAGGTCGACGGCCGCGTCCGCTGGAAGGTCGGCAGCTGGGTCTCGAACCACTACCACCTCTTCGTCACCTGCCCGGCCTTCCTCGTCACCGCCGGTGGCAACGGCGCGCCCGGGGCCGCCGGGTTCAGGTTCCAGACCACCACCTACTGCCACGTCGAGGTCTAG
- the LOC103650673 gene encoding transcription factor LHW isoform X1 has product MAVGDALRRLCEEVGWSYAVFWKAIGAADPVHLVWEDGSCGHASCYTGSDAPEAGCEPGTSVCTLVGKVMASQIHVIGEGTIGRAAFTGNHQWIVHDPATASDHNLRPEVVAEMNHQFAAGIQTIAIIPVLPRGVLQLGATSVVVENTNLVLQYKKLCSQLNNRSSMASSSSVKNDLNPKVQSHPLNGPTSIYPADTRSKFFSGSPMSYQQCYGPDGTTVSSSILTNMGSNASMLMVAQRNAQVGKEHILYAPDMRFRLQNPYCDRRVESNTQSSVVSSGFISSISASMERHPWMTNSQQLEQGNTGEPSDLRNVLLKSLAYRHPLFNDNTNMVLVHGKGQVPGFVNGHGGFDFLPEGTMVFKGNLYGSTANQILDQRCSSTSEMSGHRPTISYKMPQSTQCVRKTESPKRETCETSAALSSGSDIQVSGGLKTVISQENNMSSSDLISPKKPNEVHAPTGAIVKAVKNMDSRRLPDISNERSPPLRMDAAAESDLFDMFDSEVHHLCRNVDNDLTCKAAKPENSNRDVPESSVRLGSSSSFNSVDDKFPYSGIFSLTDTDQLLDAVVSNVNPGGKQISGDSTSCKTSAADIPTTSYCRLKEPKQSESSSPLLIKNELAVSNFVKQSSFQEKAEDGCLSQNNAIQKSQIRLWIENGQNMKCESASASNSKGVDMSSKASRKRSRPGENPKPRPKDRQLIQDRIKELRELVPNGAKCSIDALLEKTIKHMLFLQSVTKHADNLKDSNKSDILGGENGPLKDYFEGGATWALDVGSRSMTCPIIVEDLERPRQMLVEMLCEDRGIFLEIADFIKGLGLTILRGVMEARKNKIWARFTVEANRNVTRMEIFLSLMRMLEPSCGAGENSNNNIKMPLGIVQYPIIPATGHLR; this is encoded by the exons ATGGCGGTTGGGGACGCGCTGCGCCGGCTCTGCGAGGAGGTCGGCTGGTCCTACGCCGTCTTCTGGAAGGCCATCGGCGCCGCCGACCCTGT GCATTTGGTGTGGGAGGACGGTTCCTGCGGCCACGCCTCATGCTATACCGGATCTGATGCTCCTGAAGCTGGGTGTGAGCCGGGCACCAGTGTGTGCACGCTTGTTGGGAAGGTTATGGCCTCACAAATTCATGTTATTGGTGAAGG TACCATTGGCCGTGCTGCTTTCACTGGAAATCATCAATGGATTGTCCATGATCCTGCCACTGCCAGTGATCACAATCTCAGACCGGAG GTTGTTGCTGAGATGAATCATCAGTTTGCAGCTGGCATTCAG ACTATTGCAATTATTCCCGTGTTACCACGAGGTGTACTGCAGCTAggcgctacaagtgtg GTAGTGGAAAATACCAACCTTGTGCTCCAGTATAAGAAGCTGTGTTCTCAGCTGAACAATCGGTCGAGTATGGCTTCATCGTCATCTGTTAAAAACGATTTGAACCCTAAAGTTCAGTCACACCCTTTGAATGGTCCCACAAGTATATACCCTGCAGATACGCGCTCAAAGTTTTTTAGTGGATCCCCAATGTCATATCAACAGTGTTATGGTCCTGATGGCACAACTGTGTCTAGTAGTATATTGACAAACATGGGCAGTAATGCTTCAATGCTCATGGTTGCACAGAGAAATGCTCAAGTGGGTAAAGAACACATTCTATATGCCCCTGACATGAGGTTCAGACTGCAAAACCCTTACTGTGACAGGAGAGTTGAGAGTAACACCCAAAGTAGTGTTGTGAGCTCTGGTTTTATCTCGTCGATCTCAGCATCAATGGAAAGACATCCATGGATGACCAACAGTCAACAGTTAGAACAAGGAAACACTGGAGAACCATCAGATCTCAGAAATGTTCTCTTGAAATCTCTTGCATACCGTCACCCTTTGTTCAATGACAACACAAACATGGTTTTAGTGCATGGCAAAGGCCAGGTGCCAGGTTTTGTTAATGGTCATGGGGGTTTTGATTTTCTCCCAGAAGGTACTATGGTATTCAAGGGTAACCTGTATGGCAGCACAGCAAATCAAATTTTAGACCAAAGATGCAGTTCTACTTCTGAGATGTCAGGGCACAGACCAACTATTTCATACAAAATGCCCCAATCTACCCAATGTGTTAGGAAAACAGAGTCTCCAAAGAGAGAGACATGCGAAACTTCTGCTGCTCTGTCATCTGGCTCTGATATTCAGGTTTCTGGTGGCCTGAAAACAGTCATTTCTCAAGAGAATAATATGAGTAGCTCAGATCTTATTAGCCCAAAAAAACCCAATGAAGTGCATGCCCCTACTGGTGCAATTGTTAAAGCTGTCAAGAATATGGATAGCCGCAGGCTCCCAGACATATCTAATGAGAGATCACCTCCGCTTCGTATGGATGCTGCTGCAGAAAGTGATTTGTTTGACATGTTTGATTCTGAAGTTCATCATTTGTGCCGCAATGTGGATAATGATCTTACCTGTAAAGCTGCAAAACCCGAGAATTCAAATAGAGATGTACCTGAATCCTCTGTTCGTCTTGGTTCCTCTTCATCTTTCAATTCAGTGGATGACAAGTTCCCTTATTCTGGGATCTTCTCACTAACCGATACCGACCAACTTTTGGATGCGGTTGTCTCCAATGTCAATCCTGGTGGCAAGCAGATCTCTGGTGACAGTACTTCTTGCAAGACTTCAGCGGCAGATATTCCTACCACTTCGTATTGTCGCTTAAAAGAACCAAAGCAGTCCGAATCATCTTCACCTTTGCTAATCAAGAATGAGTTAGCCGTTTCAAATTTTGTCAAACAGTCATCTTTCCAAGAAAAGGCAGAGGAtggctgtctttctcaaaataatgcAATACAGAAGTCTCAGATACGCCTCTGGATAGAGAACGGACAGAACATGAAATGTGAAAGTGCCTCAGCCTCAAACAGTAAGGGCGTTGATATGTCAAGCAAGGCAAGTCGAAAGAGGTCTCGACCAGGAGAGAATCCTAAGCCACGACCAAAGGACCGCCAGCTTATTCAGGATCGTATAAAGGAGCTCCGGGAACTCGTACCTAATGGGGCAAAG TGTAGTATTGATGCATTACTGGAGAAGACCATTAAGCACATGCTTTTCTTGCAAAGTGTGACAAAGCATGCAGATAACCTCAAGGACTCAAACAAATCTGAT ATTCTTGGTGGTGAGAATGGTCCACTCAAAGACTACTTCGAAGGTGGTGCAACTTGGGCCTTGGATGTTGGTAGTCGATCTATGACGTGCCCAATCATTGTCGAGGATCTCGAGCGGCCTCGTCAGATGCTTGTGGAG ATGCTTTGTGAGGATAGAGGTATCTTCTTGGAGATAGCTGACTTCATTAAAGGACTAGGATTAACCATCTTAAGGGGCGTTATGGAAGCACGCAAAAATAAAATCTGGGCACGGTTCACTGTTGAG GCCAACAGAAATGTGACTAGAATGGAAATCTTCCTTTCCCTAATGCGCATGCTGGAACCGAGTTGTGGAGCAGGAGAGAATTCTAATAACAACATAAAAATGCCTCTTGGGATTGTGCAGTATCCCATAATCCCTGCGACAGGTCATCTTAGGTGA
- the LOC103650673 gene encoding transcription factor LHW isoform X2 — MAVGDALRRLCEEVGWSYAVFWKAIGAADPVHLVWEDGSCGHASCYTGSDAPEAGCEPGTSVCTLVGKVMASQIHVIGEGTIGRAAFTGNHQWIVHDPATASDHNLRPEVVAEMNHQFAAGIQTIAIIPVLPRGVLQLGATSVVVENTNLVLQYKKLCSQLNNRSSMASSSSVKNDLNPKVQSHPLNGPTSIYPADTRSKFFSGSPMSYQQCYGPDGTTVSSSILTNMGSNASMLMVAQRNAQVGKEHILYAPDMRFRLQNPYCDRRVESNTQSSVVSSGFISSISASMERHPWMTNSQQLEQGNTGEPSDLRNVLLKSLAYRHPLFNDNTNMVLVHGKGQVPGFVNGHGGFDFLPEGTMVFKGNLYGSTANQILDQRCSSTSEMSGHRPTISYKMPQSTQCVRKTESPKRETCETSAALSSGSDIQVSGGLKTVISQENNMSSSDLISPKKPNEVHAPTGAIVKAVKNMDSRRLPDISNERSPPLRMDAAAESDLFDMFDSEVHHLCRNVDNDLTCKAAKPENSNRDVPESSVRLGSSSSFNSVDDKFPYSGIFSLTDTDQLLDAVVSNVNPGGKQISGDSTSCKTSAADIPTTSYCRLKEPKQSESSSPLLIKNELAVSNFVKQSSFQEKAEDGCLSQNNAIQKSQIRLWIENGQNMKCESASASNSKGVDMSSKASRKRSRPGENPKPRPKDRQLIQDRIKELRELVPNGAKILGGENGPLKDYFEGGATWALDVGSRSMTCPIIVEDLERPRQMLVEMLCEDRGIFLEIADFIKGLGLTILRGVMEARKNKIWARFTVEANRNVTRMEIFLSLMRMLEPSCGAGENSNNNIKMPLGIVQYPIIPATGHLR, encoded by the exons ATGGCGGTTGGGGACGCGCTGCGCCGGCTCTGCGAGGAGGTCGGCTGGTCCTACGCCGTCTTCTGGAAGGCCATCGGCGCCGCCGACCCTGT GCATTTGGTGTGGGAGGACGGTTCCTGCGGCCACGCCTCATGCTATACCGGATCTGATGCTCCTGAAGCTGGGTGTGAGCCGGGCACCAGTGTGTGCACGCTTGTTGGGAAGGTTATGGCCTCACAAATTCATGTTATTGGTGAAGG TACCATTGGCCGTGCTGCTTTCACTGGAAATCATCAATGGATTGTCCATGATCCTGCCACTGCCAGTGATCACAATCTCAGACCGGAG GTTGTTGCTGAGATGAATCATCAGTTTGCAGCTGGCATTCAG ACTATTGCAATTATTCCCGTGTTACCACGAGGTGTACTGCAGCTAggcgctacaagtgtg GTAGTGGAAAATACCAACCTTGTGCTCCAGTATAAGAAGCTGTGTTCTCAGCTGAACAATCGGTCGAGTATGGCTTCATCGTCATCTGTTAAAAACGATTTGAACCCTAAAGTTCAGTCACACCCTTTGAATGGTCCCACAAGTATATACCCTGCAGATACGCGCTCAAAGTTTTTTAGTGGATCCCCAATGTCATATCAACAGTGTTATGGTCCTGATGGCACAACTGTGTCTAGTAGTATATTGACAAACATGGGCAGTAATGCTTCAATGCTCATGGTTGCACAGAGAAATGCTCAAGTGGGTAAAGAACACATTCTATATGCCCCTGACATGAGGTTCAGACTGCAAAACCCTTACTGTGACAGGAGAGTTGAGAGTAACACCCAAAGTAGTGTTGTGAGCTCTGGTTTTATCTCGTCGATCTCAGCATCAATGGAAAGACATCCATGGATGACCAACAGTCAACAGTTAGAACAAGGAAACACTGGAGAACCATCAGATCTCAGAAATGTTCTCTTGAAATCTCTTGCATACCGTCACCCTTTGTTCAATGACAACACAAACATGGTTTTAGTGCATGGCAAAGGCCAGGTGCCAGGTTTTGTTAATGGTCATGGGGGTTTTGATTTTCTCCCAGAAGGTACTATGGTATTCAAGGGTAACCTGTATGGCAGCACAGCAAATCAAATTTTAGACCAAAGATGCAGTTCTACTTCTGAGATGTCAGGGCACAGACCAACTATTTCATACAAAATGCCCCAATCTACCCAATGTGTTAGGAAAACAGAGTCTCCAAAGAGAGAGACATGCGAAACTTCTGCTGCTCTGTCATCTGGCTCTGATATTCAGGTTTCTGGTGGCCTGAAAACAGTCATTTCTCAAGAGAATAATATGAGTAGCTCAGATCTTATTAGCCCAAAAAAACCCAATGAAGTGCATGCCCCTACTGGTGCAATTGTTAAAGCTGTCAAGAATATGGATAGCCGCAGGCTCCCAGACATATCTAATGAGAGATCACCTCCGCTTCGTATGGATGCTGCTGCAGAAAGTGATTTGTTTGACATGTTTGATTCTGAAGTTCATCATTTGTGCCGCAATGTGGATAATGATCTTACCTGTAAAGCTGCAAAACCCGAGAATTCAAATAGAGATGTACCTGAATCCTCTGTTCGTCTTGGTTCCTCTTCATCTTTCAATTCAGTGGATGACAAGTTCCCTTATTCTGGGATCTTCTCACTAACCGATACCGACCAACTTTTGGATGCGGTTGTCTCCAATGTCAATCCTGGTGGCAAGCAGATCTCTGGTGACAGTACTTCTTGCAAGACTTCAGCGGCAGATATTCCTACCACTTCGTATTGTCGCTTAAAAGAACCAAAGCAGTCCGAATCATCTTCACCTTTGCTAATCAAGAATGAGTTAGCCGTTTCAAATTTTGTCAAACAGTCATCTTTCCAAGAAAAGGCAGAGGAtggctgtctttctcaaaataatgcAATACAGAAGTCTCAGATACGCCTCTGGATAGAGAACGGACAGAACATGAAATGTGAAAGTGCCTCAGCCTCAAACAGTAAGGGCGTTGATATGTCAAGCAAGGCAAGTCGAAAGAGGTCTCGACCAGGAGAGAATCCTAAGCCACGACCAAAGGACCGCCAGCTTATTCAGGATCGTATAAAGGAGCTCCGGGAACTCGTACCTAATGGGGCAAAG ATTCTTGGTGGTGAGAATGGTCCACTCAAAGACTACTTCGAAGGTGGTGCAACTTGGGCCTTGGATGTTGGTAGTCGATCTATGACGTGCCCAATCATTGTCGAGGATCTCGAGCGGCCTCGTCAGATGCTTGTGGAG ATGCTTTGTGAGGATAGAGGTATCTTCTTGGAGATAGCTGACTTCATTAAAGGACTAGGATTAACCATCTTAAGGGGCGTTATGGAAGCACGCAAAAATAAAATCTGGGCACGGTTCACTGTTGAG GCCAACAGAAATGTGACTAGAATGGAAATCTTCCTTTCCCTAATGCGCATGCTGGAACCGAGTTGTGGAGCAGGAGAGAATTCTAATAACAACATAAAAATGCCTCTTGGGATTGTGCAGTATCCCATAATCCCTGCGACAGGTCATCTTAGGTGA